The genome window ttgacgctcggcgtaaccttggcgcaacatcacggggtttgtcaacgggactgtagtcccaaacgatagctggggattatgggtagtgtagtgtcttgggccatcctaaatctcgaaatgtcccgtctgtttctggtgactttatttacggctaaaaagcatgctaaaatgcccaagattatagaattaaacgaataaataaaaacaaggataattgtgtgctattgttgagtaaataacagtgtgttatttagaaaataataacaaattagaaggaagagattttaaaaaatacagatttcagtattttgaatctctaaaccccatttattttcctcaaagacgacaaaaaaagtccgacattatacgatttaaaataaaaacaaataaataaaaagataaaacactggcatgtaatacgttagaataaatagaatggttttaaataatagatgacagtaaaatctacttcactttacagccccgcccacttttggggaaaccaacgctgtcatttgaacggcgatcaagcctgaagccacagagctcttctgttactgtcctttcttcttagaggaagtacagaaacacgtaactctggatttgttttaatgtttgaggtgcaatgaacgacacagcagctttttggcatgttaaaactattatgttctgcctcgcacatgagagtaacagctggcgtaacctgggagaaaacatgtttctagaagatatgtagaaaataaacgtatttgagatacgttcataacaaacgtaacgtgggagtaaatacgtttctagctaaacgtaattgagaatgcagtttagttctgtgggaacgtaatttttaggagacagggttgcgcgctggtgctgcacttctcagaaGCGGAGTTACaggtcccgctgcctcctgatgctgcctgcagccatttcatgaagtgaaggaggttttccttctataaaacagctgcgggcagcagataccgtgagagtcccgacatgaattcatagatcaaggcagactggtttactctcctgttttgccaatccggtgcttaaacaaaggcaaggcaagtttatttatatagcacttttcaacacaaggcaattcaaagtgctttacaaaaaaatgaaagacatttaagaaaatggcatttaaaatcagtcattaaaaagaaaagctaataaaataaacatatagctctacacccctggccgacatgtccttaaaatgaagtccgagtttgaaatatatctcaaataatgtatgcactgccatttatccacataaacatagcagtctgcaattaaacggttgtctcctgtgcgctcctcttcctacttggcgcaccggtaactttctcgtgcgcacaagaGGCTGAGACCATGctgagccgccgaatccctcggaagatcataaaagccattttcaacggttacctggtgaaagattaactaggctactcgatgaaataatatgactggtataggtgcgaacatatggaagcccatttccgccacttgaaaaaaattaaatcttgataaatcaaaataaaatcatcttgaacgtttatgccggtgcaccgatgcgaatcggtgaatcttaacatctctactagatgccgtttgcatggtggagagcagcaaggtgatgaagggacctttgaagacagcaccactgcagcgcatgcgcacttcttatctcataattatgacttcttatctcataattatgactttttatctcataattatgactttttatctcattattatgactttttatctcattatgactttttatctcattatttcgactttcttatctcattattatgactttttatctcataattatgactttttatctcattatttcgactttcttatctcataattatgactttttatctcattatttcgacttttttatctcataattatgacttttcatggggattttatttttttcaagtggcggaaatgggcttccatacgaacattaaacactttttgaaaaaatattatgataaaatatttttatatatttataattctgcaaatattacgataaactcacagctatttcgcggcccgccaggaacccctgatctagacCACCTAGGAACTTGATTCTGGTGGCTAATCCTACATTTTCAAGGATGGGGAATGCATTGGTACTATTTACAACATTCTAGAATGTAGCTAACTATATGTATCTGGTATTCAGGGAACAAAATACACAGTAAACCATTAACATATTTATTATGGTGAAGTAATAATACATGTAACataatatatatgtaatattacaGGTTTTCAACTAAATGCAGAGTTAGTTCTGAAAACACAGTCCACCACAGTGGCAAAGGGCACTGCACTGAATTGCTGCCTTGACACAATTGCATTGTCCAGCCACTGCACCCCTTTTTGCATCCACAGCAGAGGAGTTCACGACAGGCCTGGTAATGTGGTCCAGTAAACTTCCCATCCATCTGTGGCCTTCCTCTTCCACCCCCAGTCACCTGGGGATGGAAGTTCAGGGGTTGCAAACATCATCTGTCCCCAGCAGTGACCAGCTTGGAAGGCAGCTCTCTTTGTGTGCTGAATCAATGCTGCTTGTGTTGGGGGGAATCCCTCAATTGTTCTACCTTTCTGGGTGAAGAGCTACTTGCGTGCCTGATTGACTGACTCCTGGCTGCTAGTGCGGTCATATCAATACCACAAATCGCTCCAGAGGCTCCATCCAGTTGTGTACGGAGTCTGGGGTGGCGCCATTGGACACATTTGCGATGGCCCTATAGCCAAAAATCTTCCTTAGGGCATGCTCTAACAGTGTGCCAAATGTCATGCTTTTATCATCAAAAGCACAATTATTTCACATATCTGCTGGACTAatagagaccaatgtaatgtGCCCAGCTCGGAGGACGGCGCGTAGCCTATTGGCTTTTCTGATGAAAATGTGATTGGAGTTCGTTGTCCTTACCACGGTACAAGGAGacgtcatttgtgtctgaataatgttttgttcatgagttattgatccgtgatATCCGAATCTCccaatatcgttccaactttactgaactaagccagaagactgtctcatttcgtagaccgctcggtttgctgttccttcactttatttttgtatacatttattttggacgaaaacttagcgtgaggaaaggcatgtgtggcgtgagtgcgtgagatatgggttaattgcgtgactttcacgctcaatgcgtgagtgttggcagcccTGCTTTAAGTAGGGTACAAAGGTTCCTATAAAGTTGGAagaagatcttgtacttaagtaaaagtagaaataccatagagcatactctgttacaagtagcATTACACCATTACAATCTCAGTTTCTGTCTTTGAACTCAAGGATCCAATCAGCAGGACATTTCACAGATAaacagtgtgtatgtgtttctCAGCATGTATGCTTTCAATGGTTAGGGTTGCAGTTTtttagggcggtggtggcgaagtccatagggacttggcttggcaactggaaggtcaccagttcaagtcccggaaagaccaagtgctaccgaggtgtctctgagcaaggcaccgttccctacactgctccccgggcgccgtatataatggcagcccactgctcctaacactaggatgggtaaaatgcagagaaaccgtttcgttacatagtacctgtactacgtaatgacaataaattgAATCTTAATTTAATCTGTCccatacacacacaacaataTCCCACAGTTAATCTATTGCCTTTTGGATCCTGAGTCTATAAAAAGGTTAATTATAAGGTTAATTGGATGCTATCTCTCACATTATTGTTTTTGAATGTTAATATGCTAATATTTTGTTGGTCTGATATTCTTGGTTGGCTATTTATTCTTCAAAGATATCATTTATTTTAGGGACAACCTTAACCCAAACATTTCAGATGCTGATAATCTGGTAAATGTTTTGGGTAAATGTCTCTCTTTGAGCAATTCTTcgccaacattttttttaaataactgtcTGATTAACTTATATGTACTTTTTTAATACTCTTGTTGACATGTTTGGCTTGTTTGTTTATTCAAATATGTTGTATTTTATATCTTGATTTTAAATTGAATGGTGCCTTAACCTCTGGTTCACACTCCGAAGCAGTAGGTGGCGGTAACGCGCTTTAAACCCTGGTTTAAAAgggctgaagaagaagaagaagatggaggAGGAGATATGACAGTAAGCTAATTTGGTAAACAGACAGACAGCTAGCTGGTAAGAATCAATACGTTAAGCCACCAATTTtaacatgtgttttttttttgtgtagCTGATTCTTGTATGTTAACTAACACCACCATTGGGGCTAACGTTAAACAACGACGTTAATGTCGCATTGTGGCTGTTAGCCTGTTGCTAAGCTTACGTTAGATGTTTGTGATGTGCTATGTTAGCTAACGTTTATTGACACTTGTCAGTCTTACCGTGTTTCTTTACATATGATCACAAGGTTATCTCCCagttttattttgataataaatgCCAATCTAGTAAATAAATTGCCTTCTTTTCTGTATTTCTCTGTCTTGCTTTTTctctcaaataactttgtttgtCTTCTTTCTCTCAGGCCCTTAAAAGCTTGGCGTTAAATAATGTACCAGTCAAGATGGGGCAGACCCTGTGTATTTGCTCCCGTGGCTCCATCACCATTGATAACAAAAAATATTACTTTGTCCAGAAACTAGACGAAGGGTAATATACAATTTAAGACATTGtttcatttaatttttttttaatttcagtTTATCTGATGTTATACTTTCCATTTGATTGTCAACTAATCCTATAAAAAGAGAACAATCAATTAATCCTACAAGTCAAAGCCTGTAATAACTTATTTCTCTGATGTCCATTGTTGTTCAAAGCTGTTTGTGAAATCATATAGCATTTTCATTTGTGAAATGTTATATTATAAAGTTTTTAGTAGAAACAAAGGCTGAGCGTTGGATCTGAGTTTAAACAGACATATGGATTGTTGAGAGGTTTCTCTGGATTTGTTgataatgtaaaaaataaagccTTTTCCTTTAAACCATTATTACAACTCATATGCTGTTCTCTGTGTCCTCTCCTCAGGGGATTCAGTTATGTTGACCTGCTAGAGGGGGCAAAGGACGGGCGTTTCTATGCCCTGAAGAAGATCCTGTGCCATGACCGTGAAGGCCGCCAGGAGGCGCAGACAGAGATGGAGATGCATCAGATTTTTAATCACCCCAACATCTTAAGCATAGTTGCGCACACCTTTGTTGACCGTGGAAGCAAGACTGAAGCCTGGTTACTGCTGCCTTATATTGGAGTAAGTTGATGCAACATTGAGTTTGCCTAGAAACTCCTGTGGGAAATGAGTTGATTCTGACTTGTGcgtttgtgtgaacagaaaggCAGCCTGTGGTCTGTTTTGGAGAAGTTACGGGACAAGGGGAGCTTAATGTCTGAAAAACAGATTTTGCAAATCTTCCGTGGTATCTGCTCTGGACTCAAGGCCATGCATGAAAAAGGCTATGCACACAGGTAATCTTTCTCCATACACACACATGGAAACAAACATTTACACCACGCCAGCATTTCTACAGGCCTACCTTGTAAAGTCATCCAGAACAGAAATACCTGATAATATTTATACATTCTTATTTGCAATCAATCtctaataggaagatgatataaagTCATGAAAAATTGCCTACAATTGTTAAATAATTAACTTCAGTTTCCTAAAAGTACAGTAACAATTGTAAATGCTTACTGCTTGGCTAAGTATAATGTTTTACAGTTTATATCACAATGAGAGTATTCTGAATATCGTAGTTAGTCACTCAACTCACTGTCAACGGAAATCCTTTTACAATCGAGAATTTTAATTTTAGCCAATTGAAAACagtcatgtttttatttactatCTTTTACAGAAGGAAGATTTTGTGTGTTTCGTTTTCGTATTTACACCATTGAAATGCAGACCTCTGAACCTATTCTGTGTCTGCCCTAATCTGCCAGAGACCTGAAGCCGACAAATGTGCTTCTGGATGAGGACGATAGGCCGCTTCTGATGGACCTGGGCTCCATGAACCGTGCTAGGATTGAGGTAAGGCGCAGAGTCTTTGATGAGTttgtaatatttacctcatctCTTCATTTTTTGATCCGACAACACCAAGTCCAAAATAGTTTGTTAGTTTAACTTACTGTGTGAGAACAAAGTGCATTACAAAATAAGGTGTAACATTAATGTAAAACATTGCTGAGCATTTCTTAGTATAAAAAGTGAATAACAAAACCTATGTTATCTACAAGAAAGTGGTCTAAAAGTTAAGACCAAGAGATGCGAGCAAGCTTAGACAAATAGCGGTGTTGCGTTTTAATTCTAACATCAGATACTACAACCTAACGTGTAGCAATGACGAACTGTGCAGTTAACATGAAGACTCaataaaaaacataataaaGAAGGTCCAGATGTCCAGCTCTAGGTGGCAGTGTAAGATCTTTAATTCCAATTGACCACAATTTAAAATATCAATctacaaatcttttaaatgaacAGCTACTGGATATTGTCTCTTTCTTTCACAGAATACAAATCTTCGCTTTTTTCATGTTCTTCCTGAATATGTAAAGAGCAGCATTTTAAAGATTTAAACCTGTTAAAGCAAACTTCCGGTCTTCTGCCTGGAAGAGGATTCCCATCTTTTGTAAATGCTTCCAACAATGTTTGATGCTCTGGCTTATTTTCCATTTGGACAATTtgacattgttctgtgtgtccgCCACCCCCAACACAAACTCATTTATTGAACTGTGCTTTAAATCAAGAGTTTATAAAGTTTGTCATGAAATAATAAAGAGTTTACGCAACATTTCATAaatatgtttcatgttttaaaGGCTTACTGTATCTTCCAAACATTAGGTCCTCTAAACGACCCTTACCCTGCCATGAATTTAATTAAACTGGTTTACCTTCAGGTTCGAGGAACCAGAGAAGCCATGACCATACAGGACTGGGCAGCGCAGCGGTGCACCATCTCCTACAGGGCTCCTGAACTCTTCAATGTAGAGAGCCACTGCATTATAGATGAGCGAACTGATATCTGGGTAAATGCTCTTTATCTTCATTCCTTTGGTCTTGTTTGTTTCATGTTTTTCTCATGTGTGAGTGACATCAGTAAGCCTCTGAAACACAGTGCCAATGTTACTGTGGATAAATCACTGACCATTTCTTCTTCTCGTCTTTTGACTCCTTCAGTCACTGGGCTGTGTGCTTTACTGCATGATGATGTTGGAGGGGCCGTATGACATGGTATTTCAGAAGGGGGACAGCGTGGCCCTGGCTGTCCAGAATCCAGTGACCATCCCACAGTCGTGCAGGTCAGTCTTCAGAATATCACATCATCTTACAGTGTAACTTGAAGAATCTATCCTGTTGGTGAACCCAATTCTGTTAATTGGCTTGAAAGAATCCTCCATTTTATCTAGAAGTTGTGAGTAGGTGTGACTGATTTT of Pseudochaenichthys georgianus chromosome 3, fPseGeo1.2, whole genome shotgun sequence contains these proteins:
- the stk16 gene encoding serine/threonine-protein kinase 16 isoform X1 translates to MTALKSLALNNVPVKMGQTLCICSRGSITIDNKKYYFVQKLDEGGFSYVDLLEGAKDGRFYALKKILCHDREGRQEAQTEMEMHQIFNHPNILSIVAHTFVDRGSKTEAWLLLPYIGKGSLWSVLEKLRDKGSLMSEKQILQIFRGICSGLKAMHEKGYAHRDLKPTNVLLDEDDRPLLMDLGSMNRARIEVRGTREAMTIQDWAAQRCTISYRAPELFNVESHCIIDERTDIWSLGCVLYCMMMLEGPYDMVFQKGDSVALAVQNPVTIPQSCSYSGSLKMLLSSIMMSNPQERPNIHWVLDQVQDLQSCSPNTQTNMV
- the stk16 gene encoding serine/threonine-protein kinase 16 isoform X2, which encodes MGQTLCICSRGSITIDNKKYYFVQKLDEGGFSYVDLLEGAKDGRFYALKKILCHDREGRQEAQTEMEMHQIFNHPNILSIVAHTFVDRGSKTEAWLLLPYIGKGSLWSVLEKLRDKGSLMSEKQILQIFRGICSGLKAMHEKGYAHRDLKPTNVLLDEDDRPLLMDLGSMNRARIEVRGTREAMTIQDWAAQRCTISYRAPELFNVESHCIIDERTDIWSLGCVLYCMMMLEGPYDMVFQKGDSVALAVQNPVTIPQSCSYSGSLKMLLSSIMMSNPQERPNIHWVLDQVQDLQSCSPNTQTNMV